The stretch of DNA GGGGAACACGAATGGCGTGTTCGTTGCAACGCCATATACCAGTTCGTCTTCGGTCAGAATAATCTCGCCGGTTTGGGTTGTCAGCCGCACCCGATAGCGGGTAGCACCGGCTGTAGGGGGGCGGTCGGCGAAAGTGTAGCTGGTTTGGCCTGGTGTGGGCGTCTGGGTTTGCAGCGTTGTGTACGTATCGGCGGTGGCGCGTTCTAATGCCAGACTTCGCAGGTTCCAGACGGTGCCGAGGGTGAGGTCTAACCGAGCGGTGTCGGCCACGAGTTGCCGGGCCAGCCAGTTGGTCACGTAACAGCCCACGCCCTGCCGCTGGTAGTTGATCGTAAAACCGGCCTGCACCGGCCTTCCGGCCAAAACCGGCCACACGGCCACAAACGGCCCATCAACGGGCGATACCATCGCTACGGTGTCTGTAACCTGCCGGGTTGGTTCGAGGTACTGACGCCCTAATCGGTACACCTGATACGTCGACACATTGGGCTGACGCGCCCAGCTTACCACAACCCGGTCGGGGCAGTTGAGCAAGACCCGCACCGGCACCGGACGCACAATGGCAAATGTATCGCTCAGAAACGTGCGCGTACCCGTAACGATGCGAAGGCGAGCCAGTTGAGTACGGTCGGGCGGCAACCACCACACCATCTGATCGGCCAGCCTGACATTCGTAGCGACAGGTTGCCAAGCCGTTTCGCCGACCATCTGCACCGATACTGTACCGCGCTCGTCGGTATTTCCCAGCCAAAGCCAGCGCAGGGGCTGTTGCTGACCGGCCAGTAACGCGGCCCCGGTGGTAGGACTAAACCACGTCATAATCGAATCGGTAGCGTAAGCCACTGCAAACGACTGCGACCCGTCGGGCAGGCGACTGGCACCAACCCAAACGCGATACACGCCCGGCGCAGGCTGCATCAGCGATACCTGTTCAACGTTATTGACCCGGTCGATGCCGCGCCGGGCAGGCAACCGCACCGAGTCGGGATGAATAGCCGCCGACAGCACCCACGGTCGTAGTAACTCGCCGGATTTATCGGCCTTTTCAACCCATAAATCGAGGTCTTGCCGCAGTATACCGTCCGCCGAAGGTGTGTCGTTCCAGGCAAGAGCGACTGCCAGCCGGGCAGCACCGGGTGGCACCGTCAGTGTAAACGATTGGGTAGTATTTATGGTCGATACGCCCGTTTGATAGTACCGGTTTTGGGCGAGCGTAACGGCCCCGAGCGCGTTCAGACTCCCAAATCCCGCGTCGTGGTCGGGGCCGGGCAGGCCAATATCCTGACATGATGCCAGCAAACACGCCCGTACCCACGCTACCGATGGCAGTTGCCCCGTTTGGTAGCGGTAGGTTTGCTGGAGCAATGCCCCTACGCCCGATACCAAAGCCGCCGACTCCGACGTGCCGTTGTTGCCATACGCAACCAGTTCG from Spirosoma montaniterrae encodes:
- a CDS encoding S8 family serine peptidase: MRLWFALFWLISSGTLLAVRAQTADPQARAVSGYDFGLHGLQAVRLRYPDLTGAGLTISVKEASFDTTDIDFRGRIVPTSTLSSRFSDHSTIMATLLGGAGNTASTSRGVAPGVRLAASSFERLLPDTLPDLRRLGVSVQNHSYGVDMERFYGPEALAYDRQVMQEPTLLHVFSSGNSGDERPANTPLPGPYLTLTGEFKQAKNVLVVGGISSRGVLEPRSSRGPANDGRIRPELVAYGNNGTSESAALVSGVGALLQQTYRYQTGQLPSVAWVRACLLASCQDIGLPGPDHDAGFGSLNALGAVTLAQNRYYQTGVSTINTTQSFTLTVPPGAARLAVALAWNDTPSADGILRQDLDLWVEKADKSGELLRPWVLSAAIHPDSVRLPARRGIDRVNNVEQVSLMQPAPGVYRVWVGASRLPDGSQSFAVAYATDSIMTWFSPTTGAALLAGQQQPLRWLWLGNTDERGTVSVQMVGETAWQPVATNVRLADQMVWWLPPDRTQLARLRIVTGTRTFLSDTFAIVRPVPVRVLLNCPDRVVVSWARQPNVSTYQVYRLGRQYLEPTRQVTDTVAMVSPVDGPFVAVWPVLAGRPVQAGFTINYQRQGVGCYVTNWLARQLVADTARLDLTLGTVWNLRSLALERATADTYTTLQTQTPTPGQTSYTFADRPPTAGATRYRVRLTTQTGEIILTEDELVYGVATNTPFVFPNPVDNGQPLTVVMPEQETTATWITSDGRQGKPRPVSGVLKQIPTDGLLPGWHLLQVDTRHGWQRMPVLVR